In Sphaeramia orbicularis chromosome 9, fSphaOr1.1, whole genome shotgun sequence, the sequence ctacaaagcctctgaaggtccaaatgggtcatatctgatgaccatgaaaagacgacaaactgtattttacaccatctATTCacctgtattgataagattagtggatcagatgggatttaacattttagatcagtggttggttttggttgatggtgtgtgtttggctctttatgggttaataaagtatttatccaGTCTAATATAATGTCTAATTTGGATGATTTAAAATGGTAATAATTAGGCTGATCATTATGGTCTTATTCAGTGTAGATTCTAGGGAGTCCTTTGAGGAAACCCAAGAGGATGTCCCAGCCAGCACTTCCCAAACAACTGAGAGCACTCCAGTTCTTCCCACCACCTCCTCACCTGCACCTGAATCATCAACAAAGGAAGGTCCTCCAGCTGTGGCTGATGATCCTGCACCGTGGACAAACCTGACTGATGACAGCACCAGGTGTCCACTTGTACAAAAACGGACCAGTTCAAATCACAGACTTTGATTTTCCTCAAAATTCACAAACGCCCCGAAGGAGATTCACAAAAGACAATTACATGATGAGAAccaagaaaaatgagaaaaaaaatcaagaggTCGTGTTTGAGTCTGTGCCTCCTGGAGAGCAGGAGTCTGTGGAATTTCAGCATTtgaatttcagcattatttcaattttGACATTATGTcaattttgacattatttcaatttcagcatgATTTCAATTTCAGTGTGATTTGAATTTCTGAGTCTATGCTTTAATAAGACTTAAAGAACACTCAGTGATGCACATGATAACATGTTAAGCACGTAGCACAATAATcccaaaaaactacaataatATTAGTTCATGGATTACTGCCCCAGATACCTTTATATTTGAACACCAGGTAACTATCTTTGCTGTGCCCTGGCCTTAACTCTACGTGTCTGTAAAGTGCATGACCGCCGGTGTTCTCTATCCTGCTCAGATACCCCGTTAAAACTGAGGTCCAGTCAGAGGCCGGGCTGCCAAGCCATGGGGGTTAACTACTGTGGTAAAGAAACTGACCACTTAAAGCTGCCCATGGAAAAACACAataggagaatgaagaaaaaatcCACCAATAGGCAAGGCTGAAGTTTAAAAAAGGTGAACCCAGAATCTGCTTTATTGAAAACAGCAGTGATtcacaaaaatccaaaaactggGAGTTGTCAGAGAAGGCAGTTTATCACTAGTATCCCATCAAACACACtactcatttaacccataaaaatcttCTACATTACATTTTATAGACTTTAGTGACTCTTTAAAGACTTCCATATTTAgttacataagttcaacaaaCACATATGATTGGTTAACAATTGCTGGATAAAATGTGTCAGTACACACGTCAAGCAAAACACGTCAGTACATATGTCAGTCACTCTGAGCACACACATATTTGAAAGTTCACTTTAACTTTAACAAGTGTATTGGACATCTGCAAAATCTGCAAAACAGCACTTACACATTTGACCGTTTGATCAAGGGTCAggccttggtttgacatttgcacagGGAGTTCAGCTTAGATAGCATAGCTTAACCACAAAGAGCTTCAAGAGTTACGCCTTGGTCGAACATTTGCGCAGggaggctagcatttcttgaccacagtaAGTTTCCAAGTTCATAATTAAGATTACACTCAGCTCACCTTAACCACAAAATATTTCCATGTTGCAAAACAGACACATTGTGCTGAACCTGACCTTTTCATCACTGTTCAGCACAAAGGTTTAAATACACAGATACAAAGTAGAAATCAGACACAACTTAGATTTGCAAATCAAAAACACTCATTAAGCAAACAACTTAAagtatttcatttcttcttttctgttttttttctcatatattttcacttttttatatTGAGGTCAGCAGCGTTAAAATAGTGTTAAGATAAGTCCAGAGCCTTTTTGCATGGCCTAGAGCAAGATtcaaatgctgcgtttccactacgtgggaccagctcgactcagctcggctcagtattcctgcagaccatttccattacaagatactaccaactttacagtaccggGACGTCGTAGCAATGTGGTGTGttatttccgtgtcatctgctcagagctGCTGAAAACTCACTTGTTGAGTGTTGTGTTATCTGAATTTTTACaccagccaccaaagactgaatctcctggaccgaccatggtgtagttttgggctgttatcatgtggattaatgtaccgacatatttactgttcacttctgcatctgttttttgtaaaacggcgggtcacagagaaaactgtctgaccaatcagtggtctgcagtgtttatacctcatggtttagtatcgcttggatcctcagcggaggtgataccaaaaaactagtaccgggtacaagattccaggtcctttttcgtaatagaaatgcaaaaaggccgactcgagtcgagccagtaccacgcagtggaaatgtgGCGTCTCACAAACACATCAAATAAGGACAAAGTCAAATTTCACTGATATAAACATGACAATAACTGCACCTGTACTGATAACATACCTAATTATTAATAAAGTACGATATTTTGGAGCAACTAATAACTGATTTACTCCACTTGAGACCCTTAAAATTGCAGGATATTGtatatgatttataaagtaaagaataatattgttccaaatagcattcaagatttctttaaattaagacagtaattataatttaaaaagtttttatatttgtgaatggactaaagtgaggaaaGTTGTGACGTGAAGATGGATTcaggttgtgggtgtgaaattatgggatggacttgggTCTCTCTCCATTGTGGGtctgttggtggatttttagatgAATAGCTTTGGTGAAAAACTTCCCAAACTGGTCACActtatatggtttttctccagtgtggatacgtTGGTGATGTTTAAGCCCATTCATTtgtgtgaaactctttccacattGGGCACaggcatatggtttttctccagtgtggatgcgttggtgttttttcaggtcacttgctgtggtgaaagcatttccacacaggccacactcatatggtctttctccagtgtggatgcgttggtggatttttaggtcacCCGCTGTGGTGAAAGCGttcccacactgctcacatttatatggtttttctccagtgtgaatgcgttgGTGACGTTTCAGTCCATTCATTTGGGTAAAACTCTTTCTGCATTGGTCACAattatatggtttttctccagtgtggatccgtTGGTGGATTTTGAGgtcacttgctgtggtgaaaccattcccacactggtcacagttatatggtttttctccagtgtgactGTGTTGGTGACGTTTCAGCCCATTCATttgggtgaaactctttccacattGGGCACaggcatatggtttttctccagtgtggacgcGTTGATGTTTTTTTAGgttacttgctgtggtgaaagcattcccACACTGGaaacactcatatggtttttctccagtgtggatgcgttgatgtttttttaggtcacttgctgtggtgaaagcattcccacactggtcacactcatatggtttttctccagtgtggatgcgttggtgatgTTTAAGCACATTCATTTGGGTGAaattctttccacactggtcacaggcatatggtttttctccagtgtggatgcgttggtggatttttagatgatgtgctgtggtgaaagcatttccacactggtcacactcatatggtttttctccagtgtggatgcgttggtgtttttTAAGgttacttgctgtggtgaaagcatttccacactggtaacactcatatggtttttctccagtgtggatgcgctggtggatttttaggtcacCTGCtatggtgaaagcatttccacactggtcacacttatatggtttttctccagtgtggatgtgtaGGTGTTTTTTCAGGTCACTTGCTCTGGTGAAAGCATTCCCACACtcgtcacactcatatggtttttctccagtgtggatgcgttgatgGATTTTTAGggaacttgctgtggtgaaagcatttccacactggccacagcaatatggtctttctccagtgtggatgcgttggtggatttttaggtgatgTCCTGtgatgaaagcatttccacactggtcacactcatatggtttttctccagtgtggatgtgttggtgtttttttagagaacttgctgtggtgaaagcattcccacactggtcacagatatatggtttttctccagtgtggatgcgttggtggacttTCAGGTGATGTGCTGTGataaaagcatttccacactggtaacactcatatggtttttctccagtgtgaatgtgttGGTGTTGTTTTAGATTACTTGCCGTAGTGAATgcattcccacactggtcacaagtatatggtttttctccagtgtggatgcgttggtggatttttaggtcacttgctctggtgaaagcattcccacactggtcacacttatgtggtttttctccagtgtggatgcgttggtggatttttaggtcacttgctctggtgaaagtctttccacactgctcacaggtgggtcttccatccatgtttgctggaatcaggtgatcgtTGTTCAGACACAACTTTCAGGTTTCACTTAAAATCCACctttgtcttctctctacatcaaaacacaaaggaacagaagaggtggtcactgaaatgcaatggaataaaacacaacaaacacattcctttcaaaccagattaagcagacagacaaaattaactagttagataattaataggacattttcaaacatttaaaaactcagtcctcttattctacatgtaaaaattgatgcagattcaacaatgtacaaatgagttACAACAATTACTTGTGTCATTAAAAAACCTCTGAACTCGTTGCACCGCAATTATCATATGATGTCACATACAGTCACCAACTTGGACGTATTGAATCCAATTTGACCAAATCTGAGGTGGACATGTTCAACCTGCACATCAAATGCCAAAACATAGACCCGTATTTAGACAGATCTTCCACCTGCAGAATACAGAAGTAATTTGAGTGTCTTTCTGAATACATTCATCAATAATACTAATTTGACTGACATTTGGAGAATCGCTAATCCGACTGGCAGAGAATGCTCTTTTTACTCAGGAATGCATAACTCATACAGCAGGATAGATGACTTTCTCGTAGAAGCCAAATTAATGCCATATGCTGTAGATGTGACATACCATAATAATCTGCTCTCAGATCACAGCCCTTTAACGTGCACAGAACTCGTTTCCACATCgaagtgcaatgagtttgcaacaTTCTTTAATGACGAGGTTCAGGGCATTAAACACTCAGTTAATCCCACAACACAGTTCCCACTGCAGCCTTCCACACACCTAGAGCTGACACATTTCACACCTGTCACTGACAAAACAGTCCCACAGACCATCTCCAGTCTGAGTTCAGACACATGCTGCCTCGACCACTTGCCCACTAGATTTCTAAAATCTGTGCTGGACAGTTTGATACCCCAGCTCACTCACTTAGTCCATATTTCAGTC encodes:
- the LOC115425629 gene encoding zinc finger protein 420-like encodes the protein MDGRPTCEQCGKTFTRASDLKIHQRIHTGEKPHKCDQCGNAFTRASDLKIHQRIHTGEKPYTCDQCGNAFTTASNLKQHQHIHTGEKPYECYQCGNAFITAHHLKVHQRIHTGEKPYICDQCGNAFTTASSLKKHQHIHTGEKPYECDQCGNAFITGHHLKIHQRIHTGERPYCCGQCGNAFTTASSLKIHQRIHTGEKPYECDECGNAFTRASDLKIHQRIHTGEKPYECYQCGNAFTTASNLKKHQRIHTGEKPYECDQCGNAFTTAHHLKIHQRIHTGEKPYACDQCGKNFTQMNVLKHHQRIHTGEKPYECDQCGNAFTTASDLKKHQRIHTGEKPYECFQCGNAFTTASNLKKHQRVHTGEKPYACAQCGKSFTQMNGLKRHQHSHTGEKPYNCDQCGNGFTTASDLKIHQRIHTGEKPYNCDQCRKSFTQMNGLKRHQRIHTGEKPYKCEQCGNAFTTAGDLKIHQRIHTGERPYECGLCGNAFTTASDLKKHQRIHTGEKPYACAQCGKSFTQMNGLKHHQRIHTGEKPYKCDQFGKFFTKAIHLKIHQQTHNGERPKSIP